DNA from Halomonas sp. GFAJ-1:
TTGCTCAGCGTTTTCAGGACGGGCCATATCAAAGCTTGTGCGGACTGCGCCATCTTCAAGCTCAAAAAATGTGATTCGGCCCGTATTTGAGAAGCTAGCGCCAAGCTCGTCGTAGCGGTCTACCACTAAGTGCTCTAAGGATTCACCCTCTTCAATACCAGGCGCTTGATAGGTTTGCTGCGTCTCTACTTTTGCAGAGGCAAATAGCGGAAAAACTTCCGAAAAAAGGTAAACAAAAATCATCCCTAAAGCGATAACCACCCCGATACCGGCGGCACCTATGCCGTATCGAGAAAAGCTATCTTTGAACATGCGTCTTCGCCTACGTTTTTCGCGCTCTTCAGGGGTGGGCAAAAGCGAGCCACGTCGTTTCAGCGTCGATAATTGGGAAATGTCATTCATAATGGATTGGCAATTCCGGGCAAGTGGAAAGGTACGCTGAGAGTATCCAGCTAACGTGACAAATTGATGACAAGCACTTCATACGGCGCAGATCCCATAAAAAAACCGGGGGTGCAAAGCACCCCCGGCTATTAGATGGTAATCACTTGTTAATCTAGGCCAAGTTCTGCACGAACACGGCTAGCAATTGTTTCTGGAAGCGGGATATAGCCATCGCGCGCTGTCACTTCCTGTCCTTGCTGTGAAAGCACCATGCGCAGGAACTCAGCTTGCTGCGGCGCTAAATCTTCGTTGGGGTGCTTATTTACATAAACGAACAGCTGACGCGCTAATGGGTACTGTTCTTGATCAACTTCAAAGGCTTCTTCACCTTCGTCGCGAGCAACCGGTATAGCACGCACCTGAGAAGTGATGTAGCCGATACCAGAATAACCAATACCATTGATTGACTCACTCACACCTTGAACAACGGAAGCTGATCCAGGCTGCTCATTGATGGAGTCTTTGAAGTCACCGCCGCACAGTGCGTTTTCAGCAAAGAAACCGTAGGTACCAGAGACAGCGTTACGGCTGTAAAGGGTAAAGTCGCGATTCTCCCAGCTACCATCTAGACCCAGCTGACCCCAGCGAGTGATATCATCTGAGTAGCCACAGCGGCGGGTACTAGAGAAAATGGCATCAATTTGCGGGAGTGTGATGCTTTCAATCGGGTTGTCTTGGTTGACATACATTGCCAAGGCATCGATAGCAACCGGCACCATGGTGGGCGGGTAACCATGACGCTCTTCAAACGCCTGAATTTCATTAGTACGCATTGCACGGCTCATTGGGCCAAACTGCGCAGTTCCTTCGGTCAGTGCAGTCGGCGCTGTACCAGAGCCCGCACCTTGAATCTGGATATTAACGTTGGGATAGAAGTTAGCAAATTCTTCTGCCCACAGGGTCATCAGGTTGTTAAGCGTGTCTGAACCGATACTGCTCATGTTGCCTGTGATACCGCTCACTGCTTCATATTCTGGCAGGTTAGGATCAACTGCTAAAGCATGAGTTGAGATCAGTGACGTACCAATAACAGCAGCGGCTAGAGCTTTAAGTTTCATACGAGTCTCCTGGGGGTCAGTAACAGCTTGTGTACTCGATCTTTGTTTGCCGACCGATGGTTGTCACTATAAAAGCGGCTTATGACACTTCGGTGACATACCCCCAGGTTGTTCATGAAACTTTTATGACTATAAACAGGGCATGAGTCGTCAGATCAGCAGACCCAGGGCGGCTAAGGTACATAGCGCAAGCGAGGCGCCCTGAAGCATACGCTTATCTAAACGATGAGCAATGGCATCCGCTAGAGTATTACCCACTAACACCGCCGGTAGGAAAGTGAGCGCCAACTTAAAATGCCAGACGCTCACCAAACCGGCGAGGGCTAACGTGGTAAGAGTTAAGAACGACGTTAAAATAAAGAAAGCGGCGAGATTTCCGCGCATGCGGTCCGGCGAAAAACCGTGCATCAGCAGTACAATAGGTGGGCCGCCTATGGCGGCAACAGTGCCAAATATGCCGGAGAGCACGCCTGCGATAAACAGTGAAATACGATTAACCGGTAGTTTAAAGCGAAAAAGTGTGACCAGTACGGCAAAGAGTACAATCGCGGCAATCAGCTTTTCCAGCACGACCATTGGCGCAGCTAACAGCAACCAGATCCCTAATGCATTGCCCGGTAAACGGCCAATTAAGGCCACACCTATCGCGTCTAAGCTCACCTCGTGCCAGTAGTGGCGCACCATCATTAAAGAAACGGTCAACCCAAACAGCACCAGTATTACCGGCACTAACCGGGGCTCTAACATCAAAAGTAACGGCGCGCCAACAACCGCTAGGCCAAAACCGGTAGCGCGCTGTACAAATGCGCCAAGCAGCAGCACGGCTGAACAGGCTAGCCATACGCCTAATGGCATTTCGATCCACGGCAGTAAGCTACTCATTTGCACCATGCATCACTGACCACTTTCCATTGCGGGTGTTTTGGTTAATTGTCTAACGCCAATATTACCTAGCAACGCAGCCCCTAGCATGGTGAGTACCATTGGCCACAAGTGCTCTACTTGAAATAGCCCTACCAGCACCCCAGCAAGCGCCCCGCAGCTAAACTGAATACCCCCCAATAGCGCCGTCGCCGTTGCGCTGATATGGCCAAAGTGGTCTAGCAGCGAGGCAATTGCGTTGGGGGTAATTAAGCCGATCATCCCAGTGAACAGCATCACCAGCGGCACAACCACATAAATCGAGGCCACATTCAACGCCGTTGCCGCAACAAGCCCCGCCGCTGCAATAAACTGAATAACGAGACCCAAGCGTAAATTTTGTTGGGGAGTACGTTTGCGCAAAAGATGAATATTTACGCGATTAGATAGCGCGATCATGACGACATTCACACCAAACACTAACGGGTACACCCCCGGCGATAAGCCGAAATACTCTAAATAGAGAAACGGAGACGCGGTGATAAACGCAAATAGCCCGGCAAAGGATGCCGCTACGGCACAGATGTAGCCCATGGCTTCACGATGGCGCAACACGCTCGCATAGTTGCGCACTACTTGGTGGGGCGAAGCTGCGGGTAGGCTGGTGTCGCGGGTCTCGGGTAGCCGGGTGCCTAACAGCCAGAGCAAAAAACCTGCGTACACTGCCAAAAACACGAAGATCAGCCACCAACCAGCAATATAGAGCAGCACGCTGCCCACCGCCGGGGCTATCAACGGCGCCAGCATCATAATCATCGCCATGGTAGACATCACCTTAGCGGCTTCACGCCCGCTAAAGCAGTCCCGCACGATGGCGGCAGAGTTCACCACACAGGCCCCACCCCCCAATGCTTGAATAAACCGCCAAAGCAGCAGCGAACTTAAGCTATCCACCGTGGTGATCATCAAACTGGCGAGCATAAAGACCACTAGTCCGCTAAGCAGTACCGGCTTTCGCCCGTAGCGATCCGACACTGGCCCAAAACAGAGCTGTCCAATCGCAAAACCGAATAAAAACATGCT
Protein-coding regions in this window:
- a CDS encoding Bcr/CflA family drug resistance efflux transporter, which translates into the protein MELNPRRVALLVAANTALAPFAIDAYLPAMGILAENINASIHHTELSISMFLFGFAIGQLCFGPVSDRYGRKPVLLSGLVVFMLASLMITTVDSLSSLLLWRFIQALGGGACVVNSAAIVRDCFSGREAAKVMSTMAMIMMLAPLIAPAVGSVLLYIAGWWLIFVFLAVYAGFLLWLLGTRLPETRDTSLPAASPHQVVRNYASVLRHREAMGYICAVAASFAGLFAFITASPFLYLEYFGLSPGVYPLVFGVNVVMIALSNRVNIHLLRKRTPQQNLRLGLVIQFIAAAGLVAATALNVASIYVVVPLVMLFTGMIGLITPNAIASLLDHFGHISATATALLGGIQFSCGALAGVLVGLFQVEHLWPMVLTMLGAALLGNIGVRQLTKTPAMESGQ
- a CDS encoding phosphate-binding protein yields the protein MGTSLISTHALAVDPNLPEYEAVSGITGNMSSIGSDTLNNLMTLWAEEFANFYPNVNIQIQGAGSGTAPTALTEGTAQFGPMSRAMRTNEIQAFEERHGYPPTMVPVAIDALAMYVNQDNPIESITLPQIDAIFSSTRRCGYSDDITRWGQLGLDGSWENRDFTLYSRNAVSGTYGFFAENALCGGDFKDSINEQPGSASVVQGVSESINGIGYSGIGYITSQVRAIPVARDEGEEAFEVDQEQYPLARQLFVYVNKHPNEDLAPQQAEFLRMVLSQQGQEVTARDGYIPLPETIASRVRAELGLD